Part of the Nocardioides perillae genome is shown below.
CTCGAGCGCCGCGTCGCCCCCTTCGAGGTCGTCTCCGACTACCAGCCCTCGGGCGACCAGCCGGCCGCCATCGCGGAGATCACGAAGCGGATCCAGGCCGGGGTGCAGGACGTCGTGCTGCTCGGCGCGACGGGCACCGGCAAGACCGCGACGGTCGCGTGGGTGACCGAGCAGCTGCAGCGGCCGGTGCTGGTGCTGCAGCCCAACAAGACGCTCGCCGCACAGTTCGCCAACGAGCTGCGCCAGCTCTTCCCGCACAACGCGGTCGAGTACTTCGTCAGCTACTACGACTACTACCAGCCCGAGGCCTACGTCCCGCAGACCGACACCTACATCGAGAAGGACTCCTCGATCAACGAGGAGGTCGAGCGGCTGCGCCACTCGGCGACCAACTCGCTGCTGACGCGGCGCGACGTCATCGTGGTCTCCACCGTGTCCTGCATCTACGGCCTCGGCACCCCGCAGGAGTACGTCGACCGCATGCTGCGGCTCAAGGTGGGCGAGGAGCACGACCGCGACGCGATCCTGCGCCGCCTGGTCGAGATCCAGTACACCCGCAACGACATGGCCTTCACCCGCGGCACCTTCCGGGTGCGCGGCGACACCCTCGAGATCTTCCCGGTCTACGAGGAGCACGCCGTGCGCATCGAGTTCTTCGGCGACGAGATCGAGCGGCTGATGACGCTGCACGCCGTGACCGGCGAGATCATCACCGAGGACTCCGAGCTCTACGTCTTCCCCGCCACCCACTACGTCGCCGGCCCGGAGCGCATGGAGCGTGCCATCCAGGGCATCGAGCTCGAGCTCGCCGACCAACTGGCCGTCTTCGAGCGCGAGGGCAAGCTGCTCGAGGCCCAGCGGCTGCGCATGCGCACGACCTACGACATCGAGATGATGCGCCAGGTCGGCTCCTGCTCGGGCATCGAGAACTACTCGATGCACATGGACGGCCGCACCCGCGGGTCGGCGCCCAACACCCTGCTCGACTACTTCGCCGAGGACTTCGTGCTCGTCGTCGACGAGTCGCACGTCGCCGTCCCGCAGATCGGCGGGATGTACGAAGGCGACATGTCGCGCAAGCGCAACCTGGTCGAGCACGGCTTCCGGCTGCCGAGCGCGATGGACAACCGGCCGCTGCGGTGGGAGGAG
Proteins encoded:
- the uvrB gene encoding excinuclease ABC subunit UvrB, whose translation is MRPTTDLERRVAPFEVVSDYQPSGDQPAAIAEITKRIQAGVQDVVLLGATGTGKTATVAWVTEQLQRPVLVLQPNKTLAAQFANELRQLFPHNAVEYFVSYYDYYQPEAYVPQTDTYIEKDSSINEEVERLRHSATNSLLTRRDVIVVSTVSCIYGLGTPQEYVDRMLRLKVGEEHDRDAILRRLVEIQYTRNDMAFTRGTFRVRGDTLEIFPVYEEHAVRIEFFGDEIERLMTLHAVTGEIITEDSELYVFPATHYVAGPERMERAIQGIELELADQLAVFEREGKLLEAQRLRMRTTYDIEMMRQVGSCSGIENYSMHMDGRTRGSAPNTLLDYFAEDFVLVVDESHVAVPQIGGMYEGDMSRKRNLVEHGFRLPSAMDNRPLRWEEFLDRIGQTIYLSATPGDYELDKVGGAKNAVEQIIRPTGLVDPEVIVKPTKGQIDDLIHEIRLRTEKDERVLVTTLTKKMSEDLTDYLLDAGIRTRYLHSEVDTLKRIELLRDLRLGEYDVLVGINLLREGLDLPEVSLVAILDADKEGFLRSDKSLIQTIGRAARNVSGQVHMYADTITPSMANAIDETNRRRAKQVAYNTEHGIDPTPLRKKIADITEMLAREDETTQQLLETWAGTEAKGRAGGAKAKQPVPALGTRAAEAGRHASQMPSGDLAQLVQELNDQMRTAAAELQFELAARLRDEISELKRELRQMMEATR